GGAAACTGGAAATCGATCTTTTGGCTATTTCGGGCCATAAAATTTACGGCCCCAAAGGTATCGGCGCCCTCTATGTCCGCAAAGGCATCAAGTTGACGCCTCTGATCGACGGCGGCGGGCATGAGCACGGAATGCGTTCGGGAACCTTGAATGTCCCAGGAATCGTCGGCTTGGGCAAAGCGGCAGAGATTGCCAAACGCGATCTGGAAAAGGAAAGCGCGCGTCTTCTTGCTTTGCGGAATCGGCTGCAGGAAGGCATCGAAAAACGAATCAGCGACGTCAAGCTCAACGGGCACCCCATTCACCGTCTGCCCAACAATCTCAATTATTCTTTTGCCTATGTGGAAGGCGAAGCTTTGCTGATGGCCTGCAGCCCTGTGGCCTTGTCCAGCGGTTCTGCCTGTACCTCTTCGTCGCTCAAGAGCTCTTATGTGTTGCGCGCCATCGGCGTTCCCGACCATTTGGCGCATTCTTCGATCCGTTTCGGATTGGGCAAGTGCAACACGGAAGCGCATGTTGATCTTTTACTCGATCTTCTCGAAAGCGGTGTAAAGAGGCTGCGCGAAATGTCGCCGCTTTACGATATGGCCAAGGAGGGAATCGACATCGACCGCGTGCAGTGGACGGACTCTGACGATAAAGATTAAAAGCCATGGACGTTTGGGATCAATATACCGAAAAGGTAATGGAGCACTATGAGCATCCGCGCAACGTCGGCGTCATTGAGGATGCAGACGGCGTCGGTGTAGTCGGCAATCCCGCATGCGGCGACGTGATGAAGCTGACGATCCGCGTTGTGGACGGGGTGATCGTGGACGCCAAATTCAAGACTTTCGGATGCGGCGCAGCGATCGCCACCAGCTCTATGGTGACCGAGATGGTCAAAGGCAAGGCAGTATCGAAAGCGCTCGAAATTTCCAACAAAGCCGTGATGGAAGCTTTGGGCGGACTGCCGAAAGTCAAGCGGCACTGTTCCGTATTGGCCGAACAAGCTCTCAAAGCGGCCATTGAGGACTATTTAAAAAAGCAGCAGACACTTAAACAGGAGGAATAGCGACCTCTCATGAAGCCTTTTGCAGTTCTCGACAACCTCTACTGGGTCGGCGCCCTGCATCCGGATTTACGGGTGTTCGACATTATTATGACGACAAAAAACGGTACGACGTACAACAGCTATTTGATCTTGGATGAAAAGGTTGCCGTGATCGACACGGTCAAAGGGAAATTTAGCGAAGGCTATCTAGAACATATCAGCGAGCTGGTCGATCCCAAACGGATCGATTATGTCATTGTCCAGCATACCGAACCCGATCACGGCGGAAGCTTGGAGGCTCTTCTCGCGGCGGCGCCGCAGGCGGAAGTCGTCTGCGCCAAAGCCGCAGCCAAATATGTTGCCAACACCCTCAACCGCGAGGTGCGGATGCGCACCGTCGGCAATCGCGAAACGCTGTCGCTGGGCAAACGAACGCTCACCTTTCTGCCCGCGCCTTTTATCCATTGGCCGGATACGATGATGACCGTTCTGGCTGATGAGGGTGTTCTCTTTTCCTGTGATCTGTTCGGCGCCCATTTTTGCGACAGCCGCATGTTCGACGACTTGATTCCCCGCGACGTATGGCCCGATTTTCAGTACTATTTCGAAAGCATCATGCGGCCGTTCCGAAAAAACGTCCATTCCGCATTGGAAAAGCTGTCCGAATTTTCCATCAAGTTGATTGCTCCTTCGCACGGACCGATCATTCGGCGCGACGTGGAGAAATATTTTGCCGCGTATCGGCAATGGAGCGCGCCGCTGCCGCCCAACCCCACGCCGCAAGCGCTGATCTTTTACGCTTCTGCCCACGGCAACACCGAACGTATGGCCGAAGCGGTGGCGCAAGGCCTGCGCAGCGAAGGTGTCGAGGTGGAGCTGTATGATGCGCTGAATCTCAACCTAGCTCCCTATATCGAAAAGATCGAACGGGCCGACGCTCTCATCTTAGGCTCGCCGACCATCAACAACGATGCCGTCAAGCCGATTTGGGATGTGCTCAACAGTCTGACGACCATCGACATAAAGGGCAAAGTGGCGGCGTGTTTTGGTTCCTACGCGTGGAGCGGGGAAGCGACGGAGCTGATTCAAAGCAGATTGGCGGCCATGAAGCTCAAACTGCCGCTCGAACCGTTGCGCGCCATGCTGGTGCCGAGTGCGGAAGAACTGGAACAGTGTGTACGCTTCGGCGCCGAGCTCGGCCGTCAATTGCGGGTCAAAGAATAAACTTTGCCATAAACAGGAGAAGCATGAACGACAACGAAACGACCTTTCCCGTTCTCGACAACGGTTTTGTGCGGCTGGTCGATTTTATGGGCGGGGACGAATCGGTGGCGCAGGCGGCGCGCGTATCTTTCGGCCGTGAGGCAACGCACGACGAGCGGGATAGAAAGCTGATCTTTTTTCTCCTGGCCAACGGCCATGAAACGCCTTTTGAGCATTCGGTGTTCAAATTTCATATCAAATGTCCGATTTTTGTCGCCAGGCAGTGGTTTCGGCATCGCATCGCCAGCTATAACGAGATCTCCGGCCGCTACAGCGAAATGAAAGAAGAGTTTTGCCTGCCGGAGGTTTTGCGGACGCAAAAGTCCCGTAATTATCAATACGAAACGGTGTCCGAGCCTCTCAATAGTGCGCTGAAAGCCAAGATCGCGCAGAGCTATGCGGCCGCTTATGAGCTGTATCAGGAGCTGTTGGCGAACGGCGTAGCTAAAGAACACGCGCGCATCGTGTTGCCGCTTTCGCTCTATACGCAATTCTATTGGACCATCAACTGCCGATCGTTGATGAATTTTCTCAAGCTCCGAACGGACGAGCACGCGCAATTCGAAATCCGTCAATATGCCGAGGTGATTGCAGAGATTTTTCAGGCCAAGATGCCTTGGTCGCACGAGGCGTTCATCAAATATAAAATCAAGGGAGAAAAGTGGATCGAGGCATAGCTCAAGAGGCAGCGGTGCCGCCCAAGCCGCACTGGCTGAAAATTCGGCTGCCTGGCGGAGAGCATTACACTCGGGTCAAGTCGCTGGTGACGCGCCACGGTCTGCATACGGTCTGCCAAAGCGCGCAATGCCCCAATTTGGGCGAATGCTGGAGCCGCGGCACGGCGACCATGATGATCCTCGGCGACGTCTGTACGCGCAATTGCCGATTTTGCGCCGTTGAGAGCGGACGGCCTCAGCCGCCGGATGCAGATGAGCCGCGGCGCGTTGCGGAAGCCGTCGCGGCCTTGGCCCTGCGTTACGCCGTCATCACCTCGGTGACGCGGGATGATTTGCCGGACGGCGGTGCGGAGCAGTTTGCCGCCGTCATTCGAGAAATTCGACTGCGCAGTCCTGAATGCCTGATCGAAGTGTTGATTCCCGACTTTAGAGGCGAAGAACAGGCGCTGAATAAAGTCTTTGCCGCTCGACCCGATGTTTTGAATCATAATTTGGAGACGGTGCCGCGGCTCTATCCGCAGGTGCGGCCGCAGGCGGATTATGCGCGATCGCTGGCAGTGCTGCAAAAGGCGGCTGCGGCCGGTCTGCGCGCCAAGTCGGGGTTGATGGTCGGCTTGGGTGAGACTTTACAAGAAGTCATCGATGTACTGCACGATCTCCATGCCGCCGGATGCCGCATGGTGACGGTAGGGCAGTATTTACAGCCGTCCAAAAGCCACTTGCCGGTTGAGCGCTATATTTCGCCGCAAGAGTTTGACGAGATTGCCCAGGTCGCTCGGCAAATCGGGTTTGAGCATGCAGAGTGCGGACCATTGGTGAGAAGCTCTTATCACGCCGAGGAGCAGTTATGGAAGAGCCGGTAAAACCGCTGCCTAAAAAAACGCCTTCACAAAGCAGAACCGAGATCAGCCGCATTGTGCGGCCGCTCGACGCCAACACGCTGGGCACCGGTTACGGCGGCTACATCATGGACTGGATGGATATGGCGGCATCCATCTGTGCCCGTCGGCATACGAATTTGAGAGTCAATACGGTTTTGGTCGAATCGCTGCGTTTCAAGAAGCCGATCCGCATCGGTCATGTCGCTAAAATCGTTGCCGTGGCGACGCGTTCGTTCAATACTTCGATGGAGGTCAAAGTCGATTTGTACGACGAAGACACCTATAACGATACCATCGAATTTGCCGGCACGGCCACGTTTGTGCTCGTCGGTTTGGATGATAAGTGCCGCCCGACGAAAGTGCCCGAGCTGGTACCCGAGACCGAAGAAGAAAAGCTTTTATGGCTTCAGGCAGGAGAAAGACGCGAAAAACGTAAAAGAGAACAAATGGAGAAGGAATAGTGGCTCTACTGCAGGTCATTCGTTATGGTCATCCTACGCTCAGAGAAAAGGCGAAAGAGGTCGCGGTTGACCAAATCGATCAAAAGTTCATCGACGATATGCTCGAAACGATGTACAAGGAAGACGGCGTCGGCCTTGCCGCAACACAGGTGAATGTTGCGCAACAGATTTTGGTGTGTACAGACCGACAACAAGAGTACGTGCTGATCAATCCCAAGATTGTCGGCCACAGCCTGAGCCGCAAGAGCGATTACGAAGGCTGCCTCAGTCTTCCGGGTCTTCACGCCATGGTACCGCGCTATGAAAAGGTCATCGTCAAAGCTCTGGACAGGAATGGAAAGCCGATCGAAATTAAGGCAACCGGGCTGTTGGCGGTTATTTTACAGCACGAAATCGATCATCTTAACGGCATTTTGTTCATCGATCGTGCCGACCTTTCGACGTTATCATGGGTCGAATCCGAGATCGTCGAAGAAAAGCTGCGGGGCAAGCCGACCACATTAAGCGAAGTGCAAAAGGTTTTTCGTGACAAATATCATCGCAAACAAGAAATCATTCAGTTCGACCGAACCGCTGCCGTGCTGACATGAGGATTGATATGGCTGAAGAGACTTTTTCGCGCAGGCTTTCCGGCGAGGAAGCGCAAAAACGATTTATCATCATCTCCAAAGAAAAGCTTGCTCTTTTCCCCAAACCCGGCGTGCCGTTCGACCTTACTCTGAACGGGCAATCGGTAAAAGCTGAAATAAGGCTGCACCAGGTGCCTCGTCCCGGCACGCGCAAGAATGTCATCGAATACCGGTTGGATTTGGCAAAATACGCTGCGCTCTATCAGCCGCGTTTCGGACAAAAAGTGACCATTCAAAAGAGCGCGGACAACACCTATTCGCTCATCTTGTAAAGTTTAATTGATCAACCCAAACCGCCGATCATGAAAGCCGTCATCCTTGCCGCCGGGTATGCCACCCGTCTTTACCCTTTGACGCTGCATACACCCAAACCGCTTCTGCCGATCGCCGGCAAACCGATCGTAGAGCATCTGCTCGACCGTTTTATCGCCTTTCCCGAACTGGATGAGATCGTCATCGTAACCAACGCCAAGTTCATCTCGCATTTCGAAGGTTGGGCGGATGAAGCGTCCGCAAGGTACGATCGCTTCAAATTGAGCGTGATCAACGACGGCACGACAAGCAATGAGACGCGCCTGGGGGCGATTGCCGACATTGTATTGGCAGTTGAGAAAAGGGGCATCGACGACGATCTGCTCGTGGCGGCCGGAGACAACGTCTACCGTACGCCGTTGGACGGATTCTATTCGCTCTTTAGAGCCTGCGGGGGAGATGTGGTGGCGGCGCAGGTGGAAAAGGATCCGGAGCGATTGACCAAACGCGGCGTCATTGAATTCGACTCTACCGGCCGCGTGACGGGTTTTGAGGAAAAACCGCCTCAGCCGAAATCCAAGTATGTTTGCCCGGCGCTGTACCTTCATCGCCGCGAGCACGTCGCGCTATACCCAAAATATCTGAGTGAGGGCGGCAATCCGGATGCGCCGGGACATTTCATTCACTATCTCTATTCGCGCGTTCCGACTTTTGCTTTTGTGCTGGAAGAACCGGCGTGGGATATCGGCACACTTGCGACCTATGAGCAGGTCCTGCGCGAATTTGCCGAACAGCCGCTTAAAGTTTGAATGACCGCCATGCCGCACTTTCGAATCCGAGATCTTGGCGGGCTCGGGGAAATGGTCGGTTCATGCCGGACCAGAAAAAAATCAAAATGTTAAAAAAAATTCTTTGCTTTATACTGCAAAAGCATTATTTTCACGCTAAGAAAACCACAGAAAAGGATTGAGACGCGATGATCAACAGGAAATTGTTTTTCGCGGGACTGGATCTGGGCGGGACTTTTCTCAAGTATGCCATCGGCAACCAGAACGGGACAGTGATCTACAAGGGCAAAAGGCCGAGTCGAGCGGATCAATCGCAGCAGGAAGTTTTTAAAGTGATGTTCGAAGCCGTCCACGAGCTGTTGGGCGTAGCGGATAAGCACAAGGGCGTATTGGCGGCCATCGGCGTCGGCAGTCCGGGGGCCATCGATTTCGAAAACGGCCGGCTGATCGGCAGCACGCCGAACATTCAGCATTGGGAGAACGCCGACATTCGGGCGCAATTGGAGGCCGAGTTTTCCATCCCGGTTTGGGCCGACAATGACGCGAATATCATGGCTTTTGCCGAAGCGCGTCACGGCGCTGCCGAGGGCGGCAAGAACGTCATCTGCGCTACGCTGGGCACCGGCATCGGCGGCGGCATTCTCATTGACGGCGAGCTGTATCGCGGAAAGAATTATACTGCGGGTGAAATCGGCCACATGGCGATCGTTCACAACGGCCTGCCGTGCAATTGCGGCAGCAGAGGGTGTTTTGAGCAATACGCTTCCGCACCGGCAATGGTCCGCCATTACGCCGAGATATTGGAAGCAAACGGAAAAAAGTTGCCGAAAGATGTTTCGACGGTGACGATCTTTGCCAATGCAGCGGCCGGCGAAAAGGAAGCGCAGCAGGCGATCGATGTAACCGTCGATTATTTAGGTACCGGCTTTGCAAGCTTGGCGAACATTTTCAATCCGGAAATCATCGTCATTGGCGGCGGTGTTGCCGAAGCCGGAGAGGAGTTTATCGCCAAGATCAGAGAGAATGTGTTCAGCAAGGCCATGAAGCCGACGCTCAAGGATCTCAAGATCGTCCGCGCCACGCTCGGCAACGATGCCGGCTTTATCGGCGCCATCATCTTGGCAGCGGAAATGTACTTTAAATCCAAGAAGCGGTTCTATCGCTTTAAAATATTCTGAGCTTACTTTATGGTCGCCCGTCATTCTCATCACAATTACTTGGTTTCTACGGACTCTTCGGGAGGCCTGTAGCTTTATAAATGAGTCTCAAAAAAAAGCCTTCCGATCCTCGGCAGGCTTTTTTGTTTTATGCAACCAATGGGAGGAAAATGAAACATTTCGTTGACATGCCGCCTACTGTTCTCAAGATCGGTCTGCCGAAAGGCAGCCTGCAGGAATCGACTTTCCGTTTGCTGGCAAAAGCCGGTTATCATTTTACCGTCAGCGAACGATCCTATTTTCCCTCGATCGAAGATGAAGAAATTGCCGCCATTCTCATTCGCGCGCAGGAGATTGCGCGCTACGTCGAGGACGGCGTATTCGACATTGGCTTGACCGGCCAGGATTGGGTGCTGGAAAATCGCGCCGATGTCGTTGAAGTTTCGACGCTGAGTTACTCCAAGCAGACCAATCGTCCGGTGCGCTGGGTGCTGGCGGTTCCGAATGATTCCGACATTCAAAGCGTCCGCGATCTGCAGGGCAAACGCATTGCCACTGAGATCGTCAATTTGACCCGGGACTGGCTCCAAAAGCACGGCGTTACGGCGGAGGTTGAATTTTCCTGGGGAGCGACCGAAGTCAAGGCGCCGACGCTGGTGGATGCCATCGTGGACGTAACCGAGACCGGCAGTTCGCTGCGGGCCAACAATCTGCGCATCGTCGAAACGCTGCTGGAATCGCGCACGGTTTTGATCGCCAACAAAAATAGCTGGGCCGATCCGCAAAAGCGC
This DNA window, taken from candidate division KSB1 bacterium, encodes the following:
- a CDS encoding aminotransferase class V-fold PLP-dependent enzyme, coding for KLEIDLLAISGHKIYGPKGIGALYVRKGIKLTPLIDGGGHEHGMRSGTLNVPGIVGLGKAAEIAKRDLEKESARLLALRNRLQEGIEKRISDVKLNGHPIHRLPNNLNYSFAYVEGEALLMACSPVALSSGSACTSSSLKSSYVLRAIGVPDHLAHSSIRFGLGKCNTEAHVDLLLDLLESGVKRLREMSPLYDMAKEGIDIDRVQWTDSDDKD
- the nifU gene encoding Fe-S cluster assembly scaffold protein NifU, whose product is MDVWDQYTEKVMEHYEHPRNVGVIEDADGVGVVGNPACGDVMKLTIRVVDGVIVDAKFKTFGCGAAIATSSMVTEMVKGKAVSKALEISNKAVMEALGGLPKVKRHCSVLAEQALKAAIEDYLKKQQTLKQEE
- a CDS encoding FprA family A-type flavoprotein, with translation MKPFAVLDNLYWVGALHPDLRVFDIIMTTKNGTTYNSYLILDEKVAVIDTVKGKFSEGYLEHISELVDPKRIDYVIVQHTEPDHGGSLEALLAAAPQAEVVCAKAAAKYVANTLNREVRMRTVGNRETLSLGKRTLTFLPAPFIHWPDTMMTVLADEGVLFSCDLFGAHFCDSRMFDDLIPRDVWPDFQYYFESIMRPFRKNVHSALEKLSEFSIKLIAPSHGPIIRRDVEKYFAAYRQWSAPLPPNPTPQALIFYASAHGNTERMAEAVAQGLRSEGVEVELYDALNLNLAPYIEKIERADALILGSPTINNDAVKPIWDVLNSLTTIDIKGKVAACFGSYAWSGEATELIQSRLAAMKLKLPLEPLRAMLVPSAEELEQCVRFGAELGRQLRVKE
- the thyX gene encoding FAD-dependent thymidylate synthase, whose translation is MNDNETTFPVLDNGFVRLVDFMGGDESVAQAARVSFGREATHDERDRKLIFFLLANGHETPFEHSVFKFHIKCPIFVARQWFRHRIASYNEISGRYSEMKEEFCLPEVLRTQKSRNYQYETVSEPLNSALKAKIAQSYAAAYELYQELLANGVAKEHARIVLPLSLYTQFYWTINCRSLMNFLKLRTDEHAQFEIRQYAEVIAEIFQAKMPWSHEAFIKYKIKGEKWIEA
- the lipA gene encoding lipoyl synthase gives rise to the protein MDRGIAQEAAVPPKPHWLKIRLPGGEHYTRVKSLVTRHGLHTVCQSAQCPNLGECWSRGTATMMILGDVCTRNCRFCAVESGRPQPPDADEPRRVAEAVAALALRYAVITSVTRDDLPDGGAEQFAAVIREIRLRSPECLIEVLIPDFRGEEQALNKVFAARPDVLNHNLETVPRLYPQVRPQADYARSLAVLQKAAAAGLRAKSGLMVGLGETLQEVIDVLHDLHAAGCRMVTVGQYLQPSKSHLPVERYISPQEFDEIAQVARQIGFEHAECGPLVRSSYHAEEQLWKSR
- a CDS encoding acyl-CoA thioesterase, with the protein product MEEPVKPLPKKTPSQSRTEISRIVRPLDANTLGTGYGGYIMDWMDMAASICARRHTNLRVNTVLVESLRFKKPIRIGHVAKIVAVATRSFNTSMEVKVDLYDEDTYNDTIEFAGTATFVLVGLDDKCRPTKVPELVPETEEEKLLWLQAGERREKRKREQMEKE
- the def gene encoding peptide deformylase, with product MALLQVIRYGHPTLREKAKEVAVDQIDQKFIDDMLETMYKEDGVGLAATQVNVAQQILVCTDRQQEYVLINPKIVGHSLSRKSDYEGCLSLPGLHAMVPRYEKVIVKALDRNGKPIEIKATGLLAVILQHEIDHLNGILFIDRADLSTLSWVESEIVEEKLRGKPTTLSEVQKVFRDKYHRKQEIIQFDRTAAVLT
- a CDS encoding nucleotidyltransferase family protein gives rise to the protein MKAVILAAGYATRLYPLTLHTPKPLLPIAGKPIVEHLLDRFIAFPELDEIVIVTNAKFISHFEGWADEASARYDRFKLSVINDGTTSNETRLGAIADIVLAVEKRGIDDDLLVAAGDNVYRTPLDGFYSLFRACGGDVVAAQVEKDPERLTKRGVIEFDSTGRVTGFEEKPPQPKSKYVCPALYLHRREHVALYPKYLSEGGNPDAPGHFIHYLYSRVPTFAFVLEEPAWDIGTLATYEQVLREFAEQPLKV
- a CDS encoding ROK family protein, with product MINRKLFFAGLDLGGTFLKYAIGNQNGTVIYKGKRPSRADQSQQEVFKVMFEAVHELLGVADKHKGVLAAIGVGSPGAIDFENGRLIGSTPNIQHWENADIRAQLEAEFSIPVWADNDANIMAFAEARHGAAEGGKNVICATLGTGIGGGILIDGELYRGKNYTAGEIGHMAIVHNGLPCNCGSRGCFEQYASAPAMVRHYAEILEANGKKLPKDVSTVTIFANAAAGEKEAQQAIDVTVDYLGTGFASLANIFNPEIIVIGGGVAEAGEEFIAKIRENVFSKAMKPTLKDLKIVRATLGNDAGFIGAIILAAEMYFKSKKRFYRFKIF
- the hisG gene encoding ATP phosphoribosyltransferase, which encodes MKHFVDMPPTVLKIGLPKGSLQESTFRLLAKAGYHFTVSERSYFPSIEDEEIAAILIRAQEIARYVEDGVFDIGLTGQDWVLENRADVVEVSTLSYSKQTNRPVRWVLAVPNDSDIQSVRDLQGKRIATEIVNLTRDWLQKHGVTAEVEFSWGATEVKAPTLVDAIVDVTETGSSLRANNLRIVETLLESRTVLIANKNSWADPQKREKIENFNLMLQAALQSEGKVGLKMNLPKEKLDGLMSQLPAMKKPTVSYLYGEDWVAVEIVVDENSVRRLIPALKRAGAQDIIEYPLNKVVY